One segment of Thermococcus alcaliphilus DNA contains the following:
- a CDS encoding Lrp/AsnC family transcriptional regulator, with translation MMEAFVLIIVKPGNEDLVYEKLKDIPQVKEIYKVYGEYDIIIRVEIENIKELDSFHDEILRKIREIEMTETLIASSYGS, from the coding sequence ATGATGGAGGCATTTGTTTTAATTATTGTAAAGCCCGGAAATGAAGACCTGGTATATGAAAAGCTGAAGGACATCCCACAAGTGAAGGAGATATACAAAGTCTATGGAGAATACGACATAATTATACGAGTTGAAATTGAGAACATTAAAGAGTTAGACAGCTTCCATGACGAGATTTTAAGGAAAATAAGAGAAATAGAGATGACCGAAACACTAATAGCAAGCTCTTACGGGAGCTGA
- a CDS encoding YkgJ family cysteine cluster protein: protein MEKRWVATINLETLQIKSDPSFKFKCLQCANCCINLEIPLRDEDITRIEDLGFNAWEFVDYEKMFYRGDKFLGYGLKKRPFDDGCVFLGEDGKCKIYSKRPLACKLYPFILIKHGLVIEVYVKEDPFCKGINHPDGEHVDLDFVMKYFGEVISEYRQKMGISNHQNKPANLII, encoded by the coding sequence GTGGAGAAGAGGTGGGTAGCGACAATAAATTTAGAAACCCTGCAAATTAAAAGCGATCCCTCTTTTAAATTTAAATGCCTTCAGTGTGCCAACTGCTGCATAAACCTTGAGATACCCCTCAGAGATGAGGATATAACAAGAATAGAGGATTTGGGATTTAACGCGTGGGAGTTCGTGGATTATGAGAAAATGTTCTACAGGGGAGATAAGTTTTTGGGATACGGACTTAAGAAGAGACCGTTTGACGATGGCTGTGTCTTCCTTGGAGAAGATGGAAAGTGCAAGATTTACTCCAAACGGCCATTGGCATGTAAGCTTTATCCCTTTATTCTAATCAAGCACGGACTCGTTATTGAGGTATACGTAAAGGAAGATCCATTCTGTAAGGGAATTAATCATCCAGATGGAGAACATGTAGACCTAGATTTTGTTATGAAGTATTTTGGTGAGGTAATTTCAGAATACCGGCAAAAAATGGGAATCTCCAATCACCAGAATAAACCAGCAAATCTTATAATTTGA
- a CDS encoding phosphoribosyltransferase family protein: MSQIEAVKEKLRVIRILRLLKKSYTYEELSRITGLPITVLNRYVRGKVLPSTQRAKELIKVLSPYVNLEEEVKKRIVFDKHGLFDNLKILSDTDLMSLIAESVASRYMEMDIDKILTAATDGIPLAIHIGNELGVDVVYAKKKKEVGVEKFYEVNYVSSSSGSVMTLYLPSWAIKKGERVLIVDDVVRSGETQRALIEMCKQANATPAGMFFLISAGNAIDRIKEEYNIPVDVMVRL; the protein is encoded by the coding sequence TTGAGTCAGATAGAGGCAGTTAAAGAGAAACTCCGTGTCATCAGGATTTTAAGGCTCTTAAAAAAGAGCTACACATATGAAGAACTCTCAAGGATCACTGGACTTCCAATAACGGTGCTCAACAGATATGTGAGGGGAAAAGTCCTTCCAAGCACGCAGCGTGCCAAAGAGCTAATAAAGGTTCTCTCCCCATACGTAAACCTTGAAGAGGAGGTTAAGAAGAGAATAGTTTTTGATAAACATGGATTGTTTGATAACTTGAAAATTCTCAGCGATACAGACCTAATGAGCCTTATTGCTGAGAGCGTTGCCTCAAGGTACATGGAGATGGACATAGACAAAATACTAACGGCGGCTACGGATGGAATCCCTCTGGCAATTCACATCGGAAACGAACTTGGGGTAGATGTCGTCTACGCAAAGAAGAAGAAAGAAGTTGGAGTGGAAAAGTTTTACGAGGTAAATTATGTCTCAAGCTCTTCAGGAAGCGTTATGACGTTGTACCTCCCTTCTTGGGCAATTAAAAAGGGAGAGAGAGTTTTAATAGTTGACGATGTTGTGAGGAGTGGAGAAACCCAAAGAGCTCTCATAGAGATGTGCAAGCAGGCAAATGCAACACCTGCAGGAATGTTCTTCCTTATAAGTGCCGGCAATGCAATAGACAGGATAAAAGAGGAATACAACATCCCTGTGGACGTTATGGTAAGGCTTTGA
- a CDS encoding Lrp/AsnC family transcriptional regulator: MMVDELDRKIISILQEDARLSYREIAKKVGVAVGTVYNRIKRLEEEGIIRGFAPKLDYAKLGYDLTTIIGVKAQGKRIIEIEREIAKDPHVACVYDVTGEYDIIVIAKFRGREDMNRFVKKLLRIDGVEKTYTHVAMDIVKEDLTLEV; the protein is encoded by the coding sequence CTGATGGTGGATGAGTTGGACAGAAAAATAATCTCTATTCTTCAGGAAGATGCCCGACTTTCATATAGGGAGATAGCGAAAAAAGTAGGAGTTGCTGTGGGAACGGTGTATAACAGAATAAAGAGGCTTGAAGAAGAGGGGATTATCCGAGGGTTTGCTCCAAAATTAGATTACGCTAAACTTGGCTATGACCTTACGACGATAATCGGGGTTAAAGCTCAGGGAAAGAGGATAATTGAGATTGAGAGGGAAATAGCCAAAGATCCCCATGTTGCTTGTGTTTACGATGTTACGGGGGAATACGATATAATAGTCATCGCAAAGTTCAGGGGAAGAGAGGATATGAACAGGTTTGTCAAGAAGCTTTTGAGGATAGATGGTGTGGAAAAGACTTACACCCATGTCGCAATGGACATTGTAAAGGAAGATTTAACGCTAGAGGTCTAG
- a CDS encoding DUF835 domain-containing protein, protein MIHPLEVSIIGAFIIRIGAVLLFLYAYYKSRRKSALFFALSWISAIPTATFGLINIKIENALVSLAFALFTLGLFSMLKEEANVPIPKAGVIVQPLVIALFGIGESIIERNPEDGYIFGGLLTVILGAIAIETLSPYYGRDGKGLGIALMISGVASAIYPLFSKTKIPQLWSVGQIVALAVGASLFYFYYKIVSSPRFIKNEDIRVAEFPELEGVLIIPPEGFKQIKTQLKDYPVLAFLRSLRPSEKWNSFIFTTIERPNGIYPTDLYKITDMVNRYIFEMKRSNLRGIVLIEGLEFLRLYNEFPSIAKMLSAVRDYVVSNNGALIVVADKNAWDEKEWNALRRVLE, encoded by the coding sequence ATGATACATCCACTTGAAGTAAGTATTATAGGGGCATTTATAATAAGGATCGGAGCAGTTTTACTGTTTTTGTATGCCTATTACAAAAGTAGACGGAAGTCTGCCCTATTCTTCGCACTTTCGTGGATTTCTGCAATTCCAACGGCAACCTTCGGGCTTATTAATATAAAGATCGAAAACGCTTTAGTCTCTTTAGCTTTTGCCCTCTTTACCCTTGGTCTCTTTTCTATGCTTAAGGAAGAGGCTAACGTTCCAATTCCCAAGGCAGGCGTTATAGTTCAGCCCCTTGTTATAGCTCTTTTTGGCATAGGGGAGAGCATTATTGAAAGAAACCCTGAAGATGGGTATATATTTGGAGGACTTTTGACGGTGATACTTGGTGCCATAGCGATTGAAACTCTCTCCCCATATTACGGCAGAGATGGAAAGGGATTGGGAATTGCCCTCATGATTTCAGGTGTTGCCTCTGCAATTTATCCTTTATTTTCTAAGACTAAGATTCCCCAATTGTGGAGTGTAGGACAGATAGTCGCTTTAGCAGTTGGTGCAAGTTTGTTCTACTTTTATTACAAAATAGTTTCCAGCCCGCGTTTCATCAAAAATGAGGATATAAGAGTTGCAGAATTTCCGGAGCTTGAAGGAGTTCTTATTATTCCACCAGAAGGGTTTAAACAAATTAAAACACAGTTGAAAGATTATCCAGTTCTTGCTTTTCTGCGGAGCTTAAGGCCATCTGAAAAGTGGAATTCCTTCATCTTCACCACTATAGAAAGGCCAAATGGAATCTACCCCACCGATCTGTACAAGATAACCGACATGGTCAATAGGTACATCTTCGAGATGAAAAGGAGCAATCTTAGGGGAATAGTGTTGATAGAAGGCTTGGAGTTCTTAAGGTTGTACAATGAATTCCCTTCAATAGCAAAGATGCTGAGCGCAGTTAGAGACTACGTGGTTTCCAACAATGGAGCTCTTATAGTTGTTGCGGACAAGAATGCTTGGGACGAGAAGGAGTGGAACGCCTTAAGGAGAGTCTTAGAATAG